The nucleotide sequence ATGGTTATGGAAGCCACATTTAAAAATACCTCTTGGTTTTTTTTAACCCTATAAGGTTTCAATAATTCATCAATGGTTTCATAGGCCTGTTCTCCAAAAGCATAGTCCATAACAAAGATAACGGGTTTTTCATTTTCTTGACAGTTTGTAGGTAATTCGTAACAACAGGCGCCTTTCCCCAATTTGGCCATGTCGAATATTTGTACGTCTATATTGGTGCCAGAAACGTCATCAATGGCATTCATTCCGTTTTTTTTAGCTTGGGCAATTACTTTTTCCCTTAAGTGGGAATTTTTGGAGATACTTAAAGCCTCATATATCTCCAAATTTGTCCTTCCTGCCAAGGTTTTTGACAAGGCTTTTTTCGCGAACAAGGAATTCATTACGCTGTGCATATTGGCACTTATAATATGTATGGGACGTTCTATAAGTCCGTTTTCCTGTAATACTTCCTTAATCCTGTTGGCCCAACGTTCCCCATGAATATGATGTCCCAACCGTTCACGTAACATAGGACTAAAAGTTATTGCCCTTTTATTCCCAGTGGTTTCTTCTTCTATGGCGAGTTTGCCCAACCAATAGATGATTTTTAAAAATCGTTCTGGATCGGCTGTTGTAGAAAGTTTTTTGTGAATGGCCATTACCTCAATAAAGGGTCTTCCCAAAATATTGGCCATATGTATTAGGGCTACTTCCCTTTCCCTTTGGCTAAGTTCTTCTTTATTAGCAGCCTGTTCCAATTTTACCCAGTCCCTTATGGTCTTATCCGTGTCTTCTATAAGGACCTTCTTGCTAATTTTCTCGGATTCGATGAACAAAAAGGTGAGATGGGTTAGAATATCGTAAATATCCGATCTGCCACGGGTTATCTCAATATTCATCTGTTCGTCATCTATCCTGTAACAGTTTCTGCGTCTTTTTGGTGGAATAATGGGCTTAAATTGGGAACCGGCATAGCCTTCATCCGAAGTGAGGTTTATAAATCTGCATTGTTCTATGCCTTCCGGCAATCTTTCCAAAACGTACATAAGCCCGTTTAGCTCGGCTTTTTCCTCAGCAATAGAACCGTATATTTCAGGGCGTAGCTGTAATAGGGACTGTCTTAAGGTTGCTCCGGAAACACCTGAAGGCTTGTAAAATCCACGGTTAAAAAGATGCCGCATTGTTATGTACAAGCGTT is from Arenibacter algicola and encodes:
- a CDS encoding DUF6909 family protein, with the protein product MSKSVNTTRAQDSTNAIERLYITMRHLFNRGFYKPSGVSGATLRQSLLQLRPEIYGSIAEEKAELNGLMYVLERLPEGIEQCRFINLTSDEGYAGSQFKPIIPPKRRRNCYRIDDEQMNIEITRGRSDIYDILTHLTFLFIESEKISKKVLIEDTDKTIRDWVKLEQAANKEELSQREREVALIHMANILGRPFIEVMAIHKKLSTTADPERFLKIIYWLGKLAIEEETTGNKRAITFSPMLRERLGHHIHGERWANRIKEVLQENGLIERPIHIISANMHSVMNSLFAKKALSKTLAGRTNLEIYEALSISKNSHLREKVIAQAKKNGMNAIDDVSGTNIDVQIFDMAKLGKGACCYELPTNCQENEKPVIFVMDYAFGEQAYETIDELLKPYRVKKNQEVFLNVASITIMGKAGILEGGKGDIMIPDAHIFEGTADNYPFENELRKEDFEGNGLKVLQGAMVTVLGTSLQNKDILKFFHESTWNVIGLEMEGVHYQKAIQSASKIRKSIREDVKVRYAYYASDNPLETGSTLASGGLGTTGVKPTYLITDKILTQIFNS